DNA sequence from the Streptomyces cinnabarinus genome:
ACCATTGCGTTCGGACGGAAGACGGCCCATCCTTTTCTGACGTGATGTCAGAGGATCTCCTCTGGCACGACGTGGGAGAACGAGGGGGACGCATGACGGTCACTCAGCGCCGGGGCCGGAAGATCATGATGACGCCGGGCGAACTGGACGAGTTCCTGTACACCCAGCGCACGTGCCGGGTCGCCACGGTGTCGGCGGAGGGCGCCCCGCATGTGAGCACCCTGTGGTTCGCCTGGGACGGCACCTCGCTGTGGCTGTACTCGGTGGTGCGCAGCAGGCGCTGGACCCAGCTGCGCCGCGACCCGCGGGTCGCCGTGGTGATCGACACGGGCGAGGAGTACGACGAGCTGCGCGGCGCGGAGCTGTCCGGGACGGTGGAGTTCGTGGGCGAGATCCCCCGCACCGGCGAACTGCGCGCCGAACTCGACGCGATCGAGACGCTGTTCGCGCGGAAGAACTTCGGCCTGGAGGAGATGCCGCACGACGGC
Encoded proteins:
- a CDS encoding pyridoxamine 5'-phosphate oxidase family protein, which codes for MTVTQRRGRKIMMTPGELDEFLYTQRTCRVATVSAEGAPHVSTLWFAWDGTSLWLYSVVRSRRWTQLRRDPRVAVVIDTGEEYDELRGAELSGTVEFVGEIPRTGELRAELDAIETLFARKNFGLEEMPHDGRHAWMRLTPTKTVSWDFRKLGSS